A stretch of DNA from Aspergillus flavus chromosome 3, complete sequence:
ATGAGccagggagaagaaacagtGATGGTGGATGAATGAGGTCAACAAGCAACAACATAAATATGTTCAAAgccccttttcctctttttcgcTGGTCTAAAGTCAATCCCATTCAGATTAGCCACCATCCACCAGGAAATCACTGGATTTGTCATCGTGCAGCATGTACCAAACCGAACgcaccccccccccccccccccccccccaaatAAGTCGATATGTGCGGGCTGTTAAGGCTGACTGACGGTGAGCAGGTCGGTAATGCCACCCCCTCTCAAGCGCGTAGCCACACGCACCTGGCTACTCAACTCCGACAAGCCGGTGCCCGGCCAGTTGATTATCATCTGCACTTGGCTGGGTGCCTCTCCCAAGCACATCAGTAAATACATTGATATGCACCGGGCTGTTGCTCCGCACGCCCGCCTTCTCCTGATCGAGTCCGAGGTATCGATTCTGGTGAGCAGCTACGCCCGTCAGCGTCGATTGATCCGACCGGCCGTGGACGTCGTGCTCGAAACCCTAGTCGAGACGGAAAACGGCTCTACTAGCGACGCACCCCCCAGGATGCTATTACACACCTTCTCCAA
This window harbors:
- a CDS encoding uncharacterized protein (eukaryotic protein of unknown function-domain containing protein); translated protein: MPPPLKRVATRTWLLNSDKPVPGQLIIICTWLGASPKHISKYIDMHRAVAPHARLLLIESEVSILVSSYARQRRLIRPAVDVVLETLVETENGSTSDAPPRMLLHTFSNGGTNTATQLLITLRGIVSQPLPLIGLVLDSTPAKGTYWKSYNAMVFPSRRRHASWAQSSSTVY